One genomic region from Candidatus Atribacteria bacterium encodes:
- a CDS encoding translation elongation factor-like protein yields MAEVLIGKVTDYFAKIGVAALEIDNGELHLGDIVHFVGHTTDFEQKINSMQIEHQAVDSAKIGDGIGIKVKDRVRHGDKVYKVTA; encoded by the coding sequence ATGGCCGAAGTACTAATTGGAAAAGTAACTGATTACTTTGCCAAGATAGGAGTAGCTGCTTTAGAAATTGACAACGGAGAATTACATTTAGGTGATATCGTTCATTTTGTCGGGCATACTACTGATTTTGAACAGAAAATAAATTCTATGCAAATAGAACATCAAGCTGTAGATTCGGCTAAAATCGGCGATGGGATAGGGATTAAAGTAAAAGATAGAGTTCGCCATGGTGATAAAGTATATAAAGTTACCGCTTAA
- a CDS encoding slipin family protein, with product MNIISSLQIYLGILIIVVIILSQAIKILREYERGVIFRLGRLVGAKGPGLILLIPIVDRMVRISLRIITMDVPAQEVITKDTVPVKVNAVIYFRVVNPENAVVEVQHFVNATSQIAQTTLRSVLGEMELDELLSQREKINQTLQKIVDEHTGPWGIKVTAVETKDIELPEGMKRAMAKQAEAERERRAKIIHAEGEYQASEKLVKAADRIAKQPTSLQLRYLQTLTEVAVEKNSTILFPLPLDLLKPFLENYNQKESKKK from the coding sequence ATGAATATAATTTCAAGTCTACAAATTTATCTGGGAATTTTGATCATAGTGGTTATCATATTATCTCAGGCTATAAAAATATTACGAGAATATGAAAGAGGAGTAATCTTCAGATTGGGAAGGTTAGTTGGCGCCAAGGGTCCGGGGTTGATTCTGCTGATACCTATTGTAGATAGGATGGTAAGGATCAGTCTTAGAATTATTACTATGGATGTCCCAGCACAGGAGGTAATCACCAAAGATACGGTTCCGGTAAAGGTAAATGCGGTGATCTACTTTAGAGTAGTCAATCCGGAAAATGCGGTGGTTGAGGTACAACACTTTGTTAATGCTACCTCTCAAATTGCTCAAACTACTCTACGCAGTGTCTTGGGGGAAATGGAATTAGATGAATTATTGTCTCAGAGAGAAAAAATCAATCAAACCCTGCAAAAAATTGTAGATGAACACACCGGTCCCTGGGGAATTAAAGTCACTGCAGTAGAAACCAAAGACATTGAATTACCGGAAGGCATGAAAAGGGCTATGGCGAAACAAGCTGAAGCAGAAAGAGAAAGAAGGGCAAAGATAATTCATGCTGAGGGGGAATACCAGGCCTCGGAAAAATTAGTCAAAGCCGCAGACAGAATAGCCAAACAACCCACTTCCTTGCAACTTAGATACTTACAGACCTTAACCGAAGTAGCAGTTGAAAAAAATTCTACTATCTTATTTCCTTTGCCCCTTGATTTATTAAAACCTTTTCTGGAAAATTATAATCAAAAAGAAAGTAAAAAGAAATAA